Proteins co-encoded in one Salvia splendens isolate huo1 chromosome 4, SspV2, whole genome shotgun sequence genomic window:
- the LOC121797818 gene encoding uncharacterized protein LOC121797818 yields the protein MGRGRGKGRKQSVVADHDDTASGEDEKLPMRRRGRPQKPLKGEVLEEDKIMMIEKEDDGVEETKKPTLNKSKRTQAAAENGRKRKRASHVEENTETVKVENGVGAKASATGLIKSVGYRPNGSRRKNKPRRAAEVGVECQ from the coding sequence ATGGGTAGAGGGAGAGGAAAGGGGAGGAAGCAGTCTGTAGTTGCTGATCACGATGATACTGCAAGTGGCGAAGATGAGAAGTTGCCGATGAGGAGAAGAGGAAGGCCACAAAAGCCATTGAAAGGTGAAGTTTTGGAAGAGGATAAAATCATGATGATAGAGAAGGAGGATGATGGTGTGGAGGAAACAAAGAAACCCACATTGAATAAAAGTAAGAGAACCCAAGCTGCAGCAGAGAATGGCAGGAAGAGGAAGAGAGCTTCTCACGTAGAGGAAAATACAGAGACTGTAAAAGTGGAAAATGGTGTGGGAGCCAAAGCTAGTGCTACAGGCTTGATCAAGTCTGTTGGATACCGACCAAATGGGAGTAGAAGGAAAAATAAGCCTAGACGGGCAGCTGAAGTCGGCGTTGAGTGCCAATGA